A portion of the Streptomyces sp. YPW6 genome contains these proteins:
- a CDS encoding APC family permease, with protein sequence MSAPTLRRGTLGTADIAFFVISAAAPLTVMAGVAPVALMLGGIGAPVGYLLAGITLTVFAVGFTTMSRHVRSDGAFYAYITRGFGTPVGIAAALVAMLGYNGMEIGVYGLLGSATADTSHALWGADVPWLPVSLAGLLLIWYGGFRSIDFGAKVLGVLLVAETGILVLLAGGVLLEGGTPAGLSLASFSPGNVLVPGTAAVLACAFAAFTGFESTVIYRREARDPERTVPRATYIAVGFLGLFYAFIVWTVIQAFGEEKVVQAAADDPGGLFFSAITAYVGAWAADLMHVLIVTSVLASLLAFHNAINRYGLALAEEGVLPAALGRVHPRHRSPYVAGAAQTLLGAVVVVGFAAAGADPYAQLLLWVNTPGMIGLMVLQLLAAVAVLLFFRRIPHGEGVLRTVVAPLVAAVLLAGAIGLVSYNVELFTGAATGVNVLLVSLVPGTFLIGLLLARRLKRRRPEVYASFAAEPCDEPAEDRGQPGLPHPASANR encoded by the coding sequence ATGTCTGCGCCCACCCTCCGAAGAGGCACGCTCGGCACCGCCGACATCGCCTTCTTCGTCATCTCCGCCGCCGCCCCGCTCACCGTGATGGCCGGGGTCGCCCCCGTCGCCCTGATGCTCGGCGGCATCGGCGCCCCGGTCGGCTATCTGCTGGCGGGCATCACGCTCACGGTCTTCGCCGTCGGGTTCACCACGATGAGCCGGCACGTCCGCAGCGACGGGGCCTTCTACGCCTACATCACGCGGGGGTTCGGCACCCCGGTCGGCATCGCCGCCGCGCTCGTCGCCATGCTCGGCTACAACGGCATGGAGATCGGCGTCTACGGGCTCCTCGGCTCCGCCACCGCCGACACCTCCCACGCCCTGTGGGGCGCCGACGTCCCCTGGCTGCCCGTCTCCCTCGCCGGGCTGCTCCTCATCTGGTACGGCGGCTTCCGCTCCATCGACTTCGGCGCCAAGGTCCTCGGGGTCCTCCTCGTCGCCGAGACCGGGATCCTCGTCCTGCTCGCGGGCGGGGTGCTGCTGGAGGGCGGCACCCCGGCGGGGCTCTCGCTCGCCTCCTTCTCGCCCGGCAACGTCCTCGTCCCCGGCACGGCCGCCGTTCTCGCCTGCGCCTTCGCCGCCTTCACCGGGTTCGAGTCCACGGTCATCTACCGCCGCGAGGCCCGGGACCCGGAGCGCACCGTCCCGCGCGCCACCTACATCGCCGTCGGCTTCCTCGGGCTCTTCTACGCCTTCATCGTGTGGACCGTCATCCAGGCGTTCGGCGAGGAGAAGGTCGTCCAGGCCGCCGCCGACGACCCCGGCGGGCTCTTCTTCTCCGCGATCACCGCGTACGTCGGCGCCTGGGCCGCCGACCTGATGCACGTCCTCATCGTCACCAGCGTCCTCGCCTCGCTGCTCGCCTTCCACAACGCCATCAACCGCTACGGGCTCGCGCTGGCCGAGGAGGGCGTCCTGCCCGCAGCCCTCGGACGCGTCCACCCGCGCCACCGCTCCCCGTACGTCGCCGGGGCCGCGCAGACCCTGCTGGGAGCGGTCGTCGTGGTCGGATTCGCCGCAGCCGGGGCCGACCCGTACGCGCAGCTCCTGCTCTGGGTCAACACCCCGGGCATGATCGGGCTCATGGTCCTCCAGCTCCTCGCCGCGGTGGCCGTCCTCCTGTTCTTCCGGAGGATCCCGCACGGTGAAGGCGTCCTGCGCACCGTCGTCGCCCCCCTGGTCGCGGCCGTGCTGCTGGCCGGGGCCATCGGGCTCGTCTCGTACAACGTGGAGCTCTTCACCGGCGCCGCGACCGGGGTGAACGTCCTCCTCGTCTCGCTCGTGCCGGGCACCTTCCTGATCGGGCTGCTCCTCGCCCGCCGGCTCAAGCGCCGGCGGCCCGAGGTGTACGCCTCCTTCGCCGCCGAGCCGTGCGACGAACCCGCGGAGGACCGCGGGCAGCCCGGTCTCCCGCATCCCGCCTCCGCAAACCGCTGA
- a CDS encoding amidohydrolase: protein MPAADLLITGARVRTLDPARPEATAVAVRGGTILAVGDADDLRELKGAGTEHLDLAGATLTPGLTDAHSHPVWGLEMATGVDLTAVRDLDRLRAVLATAPRTDGWVLGWGLDHNAFGDRPVHHTLVDEALGGAPAFIRLYDGHSALASAAALERAGITGPRTFAQRSEVVCDGGGRPTGHLIEHAAMDLLTPFLPRPSLADRRAGLVELLSAMAATGLTGAHVMDLGDGSVPDLLAAVEDHADLPVRLRLAPWCMPGVDQEGLEELVRLQKRAGRLWRVGGVKFFMDGTVEGGTAWLEHADCHGQGTEAFWPDPAAYTEAVAQLHRAGVRTATHAIGDAAVRHVLDTVESLGESARLCHRVEHIESIPHEVAERFVRLGVIASMQPTHTAYTRADHTDAWSRRLGDARAARAWRCRDLRDAGAYLALGSDWPIAHYDVRQVLATARLRRLPGAYETEPVAPEQALTGLMALEGGTSHAAVAAGEQQVAGRIAPGFRADLTAFGLDPVDAPADELGEAPVRLTVTGGRVVHRG from the coding sequence ATGCCCGCAGCCGACCTCCTGATCACCGGAGCCCGGGTCCGCACCCTCGACCCCGCCCGCCCCGAGGCCACCGCCGTCGCCGTCCGGGGCGGCACGATCCTCGCGGTCGGGGACGCCGACGACCTGCGGGAGCTGAAAGGCGCCGGCACCGAACACCTCGACCTGGCCGGGGCCACCCTCACCCCGGGGCTGACCGACGCGCACAGCCACCCCGTCTGGGGCCTGGAGATGGCCACCGGCGTCGACCTCACCGCCGTCCGCGACCTCGACCGGCTCCGCGCGGTCCTCGCCACCGCGCCGCGCACCGACGGGTGGGTCCTCGGGTGGGGGCTCGACCACAACGCCTTCGGGGACCGGCCCGTCCACCACACCCTCGTCGACGAGGCCCTCGGCGGCGCGCCCGCCTTCATCCGGCTCTACGACGGGCACTCCGCCCTCGCCTCGGCCGCCGCACTGGAACGCGCCGGGATCACCGGACCCCGCACCTTCGCCCAGCGCTCGGAGGTCGTCTGCGACGGCGGGGGACGGCCCACCGGGCATCTGATCGAGCACGCCGCGATGGACCTCCTCACCCCGTTCCTGCCCCGCCCCTCCCTGGCCGACCGGCGGGCCGGACTGGTCGAGCTGCTGTCCGCCATGGCCGCCACCGGGCTGACCGGAGCCCATGTGATGGACCTCGGCGACGGCTCCGTACCGGATCTGCTGGCCGCCGTGGAGGACCACGCCGACCTGCCCGTACGGCTCCGGCTCGCCCCCTGGTGCATGCCGGGCGTCGACCAGGAGGGGCTGGAGGAGCTCGTGCGGCTCCAGAAGAGGGCCGGGCGGCTGTGGCGGGTCGGCGGGGTGAAGTTCTTCATGGACGGCACCGTCGAGGGCGGCACCGCGTGGCTGGAGCACGCCGACTGCCACGGCCAGGGCACCGAGGCGTTCTGGCCCGACCCGGCCGCGTACACCGAGGCCGTCGCCCAGCTGCACCGTGCCGGTGTGCGCACCGCCACCCACGCCATCGGGGACGCGGCCGTGCGGCACGTCCTGGACACCGTCGAGTCGCTGGGGGAGAGCGCGCGGTTGTGCCACCGCGTTGAGCACATCGAGTCGATCCCGCACGAGGTCGCCGAGCGGTTCGTCCGGCTCGGCGTGATCGCCTCCATGCAGCCCACCCACACCGCGTACACCCGCGCCGACCACACCGACGCCTGGTCCCGGCGGCTCGGCGACGCGCGGGCCGCGCGCGCCTGGCGCTGCCGCGACCTGCGGGACGCCGGGGCGTATCTGGCGCTCGGCTCGGACTGGCCGATCGCCCACTACGACGTACGGCAGGTGCTGGCCACCGCGCGGCTGCGGCGGCTGCCGGGGGCGTACGAGACCGAGCCCGTCGCCCCGGAACAGGCGCTCACCGGGCTGATGGCGCTGGAGGGCGGCACCTCGCACGCGGCCGTCGCGGCGGGGGAGCAGCAGGTGGCGGGGCGGATCGCCCCCGGCTTCCGGGCCGACCTGACGGCCTTCGGCCTGGACCCGGTGGACGCCCCGGCCGACGAGCTGGGCGAGGCGCCGGTGCGGCTCACGGTCACCGGGGGGCGCGTCGTGCACCGGGGGTAG
- a CDS encoding phosphatase PAP2 family protein — translation MGETQVTAQEGRSTAGPSPVAAETAPRAAAAPSTPPPATGRSGWRARVHSLRAPGRPRLWFEILLIAVSYWLYSLVRNAVPEQKAAALRNADWIWSAEKSLGLAFEESVNHAVNSVTWLIVSMNYYYATLHFVVTIGVLVWLFRRHPGRYAATRLVLFATTAVALLGYYLYPLAPPRLMNGANFIDTVLVHETWGSMASGNFKNMSNQYAAMPSMHIGWSLWCGLTIFALASVPWARVLGLLYPTLTLVVIVATANHFWLDAVGGMACLAFGYAVSRVWYGSLPHRLPKRVPGAAKTRLTGLRTARLPRPVSEPDPEPEPGAEAEPEAAGAHRP, via the coding sequence ATGGGTGAGACACAGGTGACAGCACAGGAAGGCCGGTCGACGGCCGGTCCCTCACCCGTCGCTGCCGAAACGGCCCCCCGGGCCGCGGCCGCGCCGTCCACCCCTCCCCCGGCCACCGGAAGGTCCGGCTGGCGGGCCCGCGTCCACTCCCTGAGAGCGCCCGGCCGGCCCCGGCTCTGGTTCGAGATCCTGCTCATCGCGGTCAGTTACTGGCTGTACTCGCTCGTACGCAACGCGGTCCCCGAGCAGAAGGCCGCGGCGCTGCGCAACGCGGACTGGATCTGGTCGGCGGAGAAGTCGCTGGGCCTCGCCTTCGAGGAATCGGTCAATCACGCGGTCAATTCCGTGACATGGCTGATCGTGTCGATGAACTACTACTACGCGACGCTGCATTTCGTCGTGACCATCGGCGTCCTCGTCTGGCTGTTCCGCCGCCACCCCGGCCGCTACGCCGCGACCCGCCTGGTCCTGTTCGCGACCACGGCCGTGGCGCTGCTCGGCTACTACCTCTACCCGCTGGCACCACCCCGTCTGATGAACGGCGCGAACTTCATCGACACGGTGCTCGTGCACGAGACGTGGGGCTCGATGGCCTCGGGCAACTTCAAGAACATGTCGAACCAGTACGCGGCGATGCCCTCGATGCACATCGGCTGGTCGCTCTGGTGCGGCCTGACGATCTTCGCCCTGGCCTCGGTGCCGTGGGCCCGCGTCCTGGGCCTGCTGTACCCGACGCTCACCCTGGTCGTCATCGTGGCCACCGCCAACCACTTCTGGCTGGACGCGGTGGGCGGCATGGCCTGCCTCGCGTTCGGTTACGCGGTCTCCCGCGTCTGGTACGGCTCGCTGCCGCACCGGCTGCCGAAGCGGGTGCCCGGTGCGGCGAAGACCCGGCTGACCGGGCTGCGCACGGCACGCCTGCCGCGCCCGGTGTCCGAACCGGATCCGGAGCCGGAGCCGGGTGCGGAGGCCGAGCCGGAGGCGGCCGGAGCGCACAGACCGTAG